TCGGTCACCTGATCCTCCGGATAATACTGCGGACCTTCCGGCAGGTATTTCTGCAATTGGTCCAGCAGTGTATTTACATTGCTGCCTACCTTGGCGGAAATCGGAACGATCTCGGCAAAATCATGCAGCTTGCTGTATTCCGTGATCATCGGCAGCAGCGCCTCGGGCTCCAGCTTGTCGATCTTGTTCATCACCAGAATAACAGGCGTCTTGAGTCCCTGAAGCTGCTCGGCAATAAAACGGTCGCCTCCGCCAAGGCCCTCGGCGGCGTCAATCAGAAACAGCACCGCCTCAACCTCGCCGAGCGTGCTCATTGCCATCTGGTTCATGTAATCGCCCAGCTTGGACTGGCGTTTATGGATGCCGGGCGTATCGAGGAAGACGATTTGCGAACCGTTCGTTGTATACACCCCGTGAATTTTGTTGCGGGTCGTCTGCGGCTTGTCTGACATGATGGCGATTTTCTGCCCGATGACTTGATTCATCAGTGTCGATTTCCCTACATTGGGTCTGCCGATAATGGCGACAAAACCCGATTTGAATGACATATAATCTCAACCTTTCTAAAATCGTTTTCGATCCCCCTAAATCCCCCTTAGCCATAGCTTAGGCTTCCGAAGAGAGTTTCCCTGAAGGAAACTTGCAGGACCCCAAGGGCCCGCCCTCTGGACACCCGGAAATGGGCGTGCCTGCTACGGTTGGAGAGATGAAGGGGAATGCGGCGAATGACACGCTTACGTTCCCTGCGGTCGCCCGCTCCGGTTTGCGCCGGGAAGAGCGGTGCGTAGAGTGACGAGCGGCTGTGTACGGAAAGACTCCGTGCGGGTAATCGCTGGCGGCTTCGCCGCTTCGCTTACGCTTGCGCCGACATAAGCGCATTACTGCGGCGGGGTTTCTTCCACTGCCTGCGGACAATCGCTGGCGGCTTCGCCGCTTCGCTTACGCTTGCGCGGACACGTGCGTGCTACTGCGGCTGGGTTCCTTCTACTGCCTGCGAGCAATCGCTGGCGACTTTGCCGCTTCGCTTACGCTTGCGCGAACACGTGCGTGCTAATGCGGCGGGGTTCCTTCCACTGCCTGCGGGCAACGCTGGCGGCTTCGCCGCTTCGCTTACGCACTTACTCCGAAGCTTGTCCCTGTTTTAGCTCGTCGGGGCCGAAAGCGCCGGGGAGCAGCTCGCGAACCGTTGTCTCGCGAATGTCCCCTTTCATATTGCCCAAGATAACCTTCATATCGGGATCGCACAGCTCCACGATTACCTGCCGGCAAGCGCCGCAAGGGGTAATCGGCAGGTCGGTGTCACCTACAACGGCAAGCGCTTTAAAGGTGCCGCGTTTATGACCTTGGCCCACGGCGCTGAAGAGAGCGGTGCGCTCCGCGCAATTGGTGACGCTGTAGGCGGCGTTCTCAATATTGCAGCCATGATGAATCTGACCGTCCTGGTCCAGCAGAGCGGCGCCGACACCGAAACGGGAGTACGGAATATAAGCTTTCGCTCGGGCTTTGATCGCCTCTTGCAGCAGCGTGATGGAATCCATAGTTGTCCTCCTAAAAGTTTTGTTAGCTTAGACTCCCTTGAATGTTCTTCGGCAAAACTTGCTTCGGAAGCGTTACTTAGTTTTGTTAGCATAGGCTCCCTTGAGTATTCTTCGGCAAAACTTGCTTCGGATGGAAGCAGGCCTTAGACCTTGAGAACGGGCTGATCAGCGATACAAAAAAAGCGGAACAAAGACAAAGATGGCGGAACCGCCTAACGGCTTATCCGCCTTTTCCGCCTGTAAAGTTGTAGTTCGATTATGACATAAATGCTGCAATCCAGTCTATCACCGGATGGTAAAAAACATAAATACCCGCGATAACGGCAAACGCCGCTGTCAGGAACACGGCTCCCGCAGCGGTGTCCTTGGCCGCCTTGGCCAAGGGGTGGATTTCCGGCGACACAAGGTCGACTACCGACTCGATTGCCGTATTGAGCAGCTCTGCCGCCAGCACAAGCGTGATGGCCAGCAGAAGCAGCATCCAATCGCCCGGCGGGACGCGAAAGAGCGCGGCAAGCAGCAGAACGAGGACGGCGAAGCCGGTATGCACTCTCATATTCTGTTCGGTCCGGAAGGCCTGTCTGATCCCCTGGGCCGCATACCAAAAGGACTTCCAAAATCGTTTGGGGCCTGCCGCCGTATTTTTGGGCATCAGCGGGTCAACCCTACCTGTGACAGCACCTGCTCCTGCTTGCCCATCATTTCCGCCTCGGAAGCCTCATCCTGATGGTCGTATCCCAGCAAGTGGAGAAATCCGTGCACGAACAAAAAACCCAGCTCCCGCTCCAGCGAGTGGCCATAATCGTCCGCCTGCTCCTTGGCACGGGTGACGGAAATAATGATATCGCCGAGCATATCGGGAATTCCTTCCGATTCCTCCTCGTCTACCTCATAGATGATTTCAGGCTCGTCCTCTCCGGATTCGTTCAGCGCGAAGGACAGCACATCGGTGGGGCGATCGATGCCGCGGTACTCCCTGTTCAGCTCATGAATCCGTTCATTGTCGACAAAAGTCAGATCCACCTCGCCGCTGCCGACTCCTTCCAGCTTACCCGCTTTTTTCAGAATGTCTTCCAGCAGCGAGATCAGCCGATCGTCGATTTCCATTTCATCTTGCTCATTGTTCCAAACCAGCTGCAGGCTCATGCGTTAATGGCCCCTTCCTCTTTTTTCGGCTTTTTCACTTCCTCCGGATATTCGATACGCGAATGGAAGATGCCCATCACCGTTTCTTTCAGTGTCCGGGCGATAATGTCCAGCTCTTTCAGCGTCAGATCGCATTCGTCGAATTGATGATCGTCCAGCCGGCTCTTGATAATTTTCTCGATCATCGTCTCCACCTGGTTTACCGTAGGGCTGCGCAAGGAACGGACGGCCGCCTCCACGCTGTCGGCTATGCCGATTACGGCGGATTCCTTGGACTGCGCCTTCGGACCGGGGTAGCGGAAATCGTCTTCGGTGAAATCGGGCTGGGTGCCTTTTTCCTCCGCCTGTTTCAGGGCCTTATGGTAAAAATAATGCAGGAACGTAGTGCCGTGATGCTGCTCCGCGATATCTCTAATGGGCTTGGGCAGCTTGTATTCCTTCAGCATCTCCACTCCGTCGCGAGCATGGGCGATAATAATCGATTTGCTCAGCTTCAGTTCGATGGAATCATGCGGATTCTCCATATTGTTCTGGTTCTCGATAAAATAGAACGGGCGCTTCGTCTTTCCGATATCGTGATAATACGAACCGACCCGGCAGAGCAGGCCGTCCGCTCCGATCGCCTCGGCCGCCGCCTCCGACAGATTGCCGACCATTACGCTGTGATGATACGTGCCCGGCGTTTCCGTCAGCAGCTTGCGCAGCAGCGGATGGTTCGGGTTGGACAGCTCAACAAGCTTGAGCGCAGACAGAATACCGAATGTCGATTCAAAAAAGGGCATAAGACCGATAACCAATACAACCGTCAGCAGACCGCCGGCAAAAGCGAAACCGATGGCGTACAGCGTATGAATCTGCTGCCATGCGCCGCCTCCGAGCAAATTGATCATAAAGACAACGAGCGAACCGAACAGGCAGACCATGATGCCGCCTTTAAGCAGCGTCGTGCGCTGCCCTGCCCGATGAGTTGCGAATACGGCCACATACGATACGACCAGCGCAAAGAAACCAAAATTGAAATCAAAAATCGTATTCTGCTGCACATTCAAAATAATGCTGGCCAATGCGGCAAACAGAATGGAGCAGAAGTAGGCAAGCGTGATATCCAGCAGCAGCGCGACCAGCATCGCCCCGATGGCTACCGGCGCCAGAAATCCCATAAACGGCCGCGTATCGGTCTGCAGGAACGCCGCCAGCCGCAAAGAGATAATCGTAATCAGAAAGACAATCACCAGCATCAGAAGCTGGGAGTTGTTGTATTTGAAGCCGGAAGAGCCGGAGGTTCCAGACTGTCGGATAAACATCAGCAGGCCTACCGACAGGATTCCCGCGAGCATGAGCAGTCCGAGCTGCGGCCAGTAGTTGATATTGTTGCGCAAAAGGCCATTCTCGTCCAGCAGCTGATACAGCTCCGGTGTGATGCGTTGTCCTTTGGCCACAAGCACTTCACCCTGCTCAATATATACAGGAGGTGTATTCTCTCGGGCCTGCACTTCCGCTTCCTTCGTCGCGTCCTCATCGTAGAATTTATTGGCCGTGATTGCAGCGCGCGCCAGTTCCTGGACCACTTCCCGGGCAGTGCGCTGGGTGAGTGAGCTGATGCTGACCTGCTCCGCCACCTTGGCGCGGGCGGCGTTAGCATCGGAAATCTGGTCATTCATCAGCCGGCTGACGATATCCCGGGCCACGGGCTTCATCTCGATGATGTCCTGCGAGGTCAGCCGGGGTATTTTGATATACGTCTCTTCCGGGATGGAATAGGCCTGCTCCTTGATTACCTTCTGCATTTCATTCAACAAATTGTCCGAGTAAGCTCCGTTGCTTCGGCTCGACGCTACAAAACCAAGAACGAAATCATTCGCCCTCTGCGGAATCTCTTCCCGGTAAATGGAAGTCTTGTCGCTTTGGGAAATGGTATCGTCCTGATTGAGGCGGTCGATGCGATCCAGCAGAGAGGTGACGAGGTTCTCCGACCGGAGCGGGATAATTTGATATTTGGGCTGAACGTTCTCGGCGGCTTGTTCCTGCGCCTTCAGCGTCGCCTTTTTATCCAGAATTTGCATCGGCGCCACAATTTCCTTGGCACTGTTCGTTTCTTCTTTGATGTCATACCGTTTTGGGAGCAGATCCGGAGACAGACTGAAATAAACCAGAATGCCTAGCAGCAGAAATAGAGCATAGCGCGTAACGGCGCTATACTTCCATCCGCTCACATTGTATGAGAATCCGCTGAATTTCGACGGTTGTTTTGAAGCCATGGTGACAGTCCCCTTTATTCAAGGTTTTCGGCTGAATGTTCATAAGCAACGATGATTTTCTGCACCAGGGAATGCCGCACTACATCCTGCTCCGCAAAATAAACGAACCCGATATCCTCAATGGAGGACAAAATCGTATTCGCCTCGATGAGGCCCGATTTCTTTCCCCGGGGCAGGTCGATTTGAGTCACGTCGCCCGTGATTACCATTTTCGAGCCGAAGCCGAGCCGGGTCAAGAACATCTTCATCTGTTCCGGCGTCGTATTCTGGGCTTCATCGAGAATAATAAACGAGTCGTCAAGCGTGCGGCCGCGCATATATGCCAGAGGCGCAATCTCGATCAGTCCGCGCTCCAGCGCCTTGGCTACCTGATCGGGACCCATTACGTCATATAGGGCGTCGTACAGAGGCCGAAGATACGGGTCTACCTTCTCCTGCAGATCTCCCGGCAGAAAACCGAGGCTTTCTCCCGCTTCAACGGCTGGGCGGGTCAGGACGATGCGCTTGACAGATCCTTCCTTCAGGGCGGAGACGGCCAGTACGACCGCAAGATACGTCTTCCCCGTGCCTGCCGGGCCGATGCCGAATACGATGTCCCGTTTCTTGATCGTCGTTACATAATGTTTCTGTCCGATCGTCTTGACCCGGATCGGCTTGCCGCGGAATGTCGTAGTGATTTCGCCCTTGAACAGATCCAGCAGCTGATCGGCGCGGAAATCCTTAGCCAGCTCTACGGCATACTGCACATCCCGCTCGCTCAGGATATACCCGCTCCGGACAAGGGAGAGCAGCGAATGAAACAGCTGCGCCAGCATGTCCACTTCCCTTTCCCCGCCGAACACCGTCAGCTCGGCTTCGCGCGAGTCTATTCGAGCGGGAATTTCTCTCTCGATCAGCTTTAAGAATCCGTCCTGTGGGCCGAAAAGCGCCAGCGCTTCTCCCGCATTTTGCAAAGATATGCTTATACTTGCAGTCTTATCTGACAAATAGCCTCATTCTCCTCGGTTGTATACTATCGGAAGCTCTTCCGTGATTCTTTCTTCCACCTCAAAAAGCACTTTCATATAAACTTTACCATTCTCTTTCTTCTCATGCAAAATTTTTTGGCTTTTAATGACACTGTCGCTGCCGTAACGGGCAGCAATATCGGCCTCCGCGCGGGCCAGCCCTTCTTGTTTTGCCGCCTGCGGCGTCAACGTTTCGACAGTCTCCCTGACTTCCATTTCTTTCTCCGTCATCCAGCCGAACGGCAGCCGGGTGCCCCGCCAGGTCAGCGGATCAAGCTCGGTCAGCGTGCGAGACTCTTCAAAAGGCGATTTGCCGTAACCCCACAGTTGGACCGCCCTGTTGCCGAGAACGAGGAAGCTTCGGTCCTTCCGCTCCCCGGTATAGGCGGTATTCTTTTTTTGCAGCGGAACCTCAATATTGTACTCATGCCATACAAGCCCCTTGACTTCACCTTTGGCAACAACCGCCTGCATATTTGCCTCATCGCCAATAATCCCGGAAATGAGAATATCCCCTTTCTTCACTCTCGCGTTGCGCTGAACCACGGGCCTGCCCTGTTCGGCGTAGATGTCGGAAATCACCGCATCGGTGCGGCTGATGAGATGGCGCGGACTGTTCAGCGGCTTTGCCTCTGGGAGGGCGGCTTCGACAATCTGGATTTTCACCGTTGTTCCGTTCCGCTCGACTCCAACCCAGGATACGCCCGGAAGCCGCGCCGCCAGGTGCTTGGAGAGCTTGTCCGGAGAATCCATGCGCCAAATCCACTGATAGGGATAAATCCCTTCCTGCCGGGCGGCATCCAGCACGTCCTCCGATGCCAGGCGGTTATTCCCCTCTACCCGGACGGTCCAGACCAGAGAGCACAGCAAAACCAAAACAATGCCGAACAGCAGCAGGCCCGCGGCAAAAAAACTCCGTTTCCACAGCCTTGCCGCCACGAACGGCAGTCCGATCCGTCCCGTAATATGCATCCTGCAGCCTGTCTGCTTCAGCAGCGGCCGGAGAGCGTAGAAATCGTTCAGCAGCAGCCGGAGACTGACTCCGCTTTCAGTCGCTTTGACATTCCATATGACAATCCCGGCTTCGGTGACGGCATTAATCAGCCCTTCCGTCCGATCGCCGGATATATGCAGCGCAACAGTCCCCCGAAGCCATGACAGTGGCGGTTCCTTCATCGGTTCTCCCCGCTTTCCTTATATCTGATTTCCCCGATCACGCCCTCCACCGCCAGCTCCCTTCCCAGAATGGAAGTGATGACGAGCCCTTCTCCGGCGATTTCGAGCGATCCCTTCGCAAGCTTCAGCGTCAGCTGGCCGGGGGAAAAATTCAGTACGCCTTTATGATTCTCTATTACCATTTCCTTGTTTCCGATGAGGGTGATCCGGGGCATGTCGCTCAGCAGGTCCTGCGGCAAATCCAGCATCCCGTTTGTCCATCCCCGCAGACTGCGGCCAATCCGGGTCATATGTAGACGCCCCCCCTTCCTGTACTGTACACCTTATGCGGGAAGTCGCTGTTTTATGAAAGCCGGGAGGCTTGAAATCACTAGGAAAGGAGTTCGCCAAAAAAGAAAAACGGGTGACCGCCGCACCCAAGAAACCGCCATCCTTTCAGAGATGAACGAATTCTATTTTGCGGACGATACACCCGTTTTGAGACATCTTCGTACATTCGGTTGAAATTTAAAAAGAGGCGGAAAGGCGCGCTTCTCACAATCCGCCGGGACGGCGGGAGCCCAAGGACCTGCGGGAGCGCGGAGGACCGAGAATTTCCGCCCAGATAAGCCCGCTGCGCAGATCGCCGCCAAGAGCCTCCCGCTTGCGTGCAGACGAAGCCGAAGCGCTGCCGGATGATGCCCGTCCGGTTCCGCCGCTTCCC
This region of Paenibacillus sp. URB8-2 genomic DNA includes:
- the era gene encoding GTPase Era; translated protein: MSFKSGFVAIIGRPNVGKSTLMNQVIGQKIAIMSDKPQTTRNKIHGVYTTNGSQIVFLDTPGIHKRQSKLGDYMNQMAMSTLGEVEAVLFLIDAAEGLGGGDRFIAEQLQGLKTPVILVMNKIDKLEPEALLPMITEYSKLHDFAEIVPISAKVGSNVNTLLDQLQKYLPEGPQYYPEDQVTDHPEQFVIAELIREKILHMTREEVPHSIAVAIEDMRAEPNGVVHISAVIFVERDSQKGIIIGKQGAMLKEVGRRARTDIENLLGSKTFLELWVKVKKDWRNHERVLRDLGFHKDL
- a CDS encoding cytidine deaminase, with the protein product MDSITLLQEAIKARAKAYIPYSRFGVGAALLDQDGQIHHGCNIENAAYSVTNCAERTALFSAVGQGHKRGTFKALAVVGDTDLPITPCGACRQVIVELCDPDMKVILGNMKGDIRETTVRELLPGAFGPDELKQGQASE
- a CDS encoding diacylglycerol kinase translates to MPKNTAAGPKRFWKSFWYAAQGIRQAFRTEQNMRVHTGFAVLVLLLAALFRVPPGDWMLLLLAITLVLAAELLNTAIESVVDLVSPEIHPLAKAAKDTAAGAVFLTAAFAVIAGIYVFYHPVIDWIAAFMS
- the ybeY gene encoding rRNA maturation RNase YbeY; protein product: MSLQLVWNNEQDEMEIDDRLISLLEDILKKAGKLEGVGSGEVDLTFVDNERIHELNREYRGIDRPTDVLSFALNESGEDEPEIIYEVDEEESEGIPDMLGDIIISVTRAKEQADDYGHSLERELGFLFVHGFLHLLGYDHQDEASEAEMMGKQEQVLSQVGLTR
- a CDS encoding HD family phosphohydrolase; translation: MASKQPSKFSGFSYNVSGWKYSAVTRYALFLLLGILVYFSLSPDLLPKRYDIKEETNSAKEIVAPMQILDKKATLKAQEQAAENVQPKYQIIPLRSENLVTSLLDRIDRLNQDDTISQSDKTSIYREEIPQRANDFVLGFVASSRSNGAYSDNLLNEMQKVIKEQAYSIPEETYIKIPRLTSQDIIEMKPVARDIVSRLMNDQISDANAARAKVAEQVSISSLTQRTAREVVQELARAAITANKFYDEDATKEAEVQARENTPPVYIEQGEVLVAKGQRITPELYQLLDENGLLRNNINYWPQLGLLMLAGILSVGLLMFIRQSGTSGSSGFKYNNSQLLMLVIVFLITIISLRLAAFLQTDTRPFMGFLAPVAIGAMLVALLLDITLAYFCSILFAALASIILNVQQNTIFDFNFGFFALVVSYVAVFATHRAGQRTTLLKGGIMVCLFGSLVVFMINLLGGGAWQQIHTLYAIGFAFAGGLLTVVLVIGLMPFFESTFGILSALKLVELSNPNHPLLRKLLTETPGTYHHSVMVGNLSEAAAEAIGADGLLCRVGSYYHDIGKTKRPFYFIENQNNMENPHDSIELKLSKSIIIAHARDGVEMLKEYKLPKPIRDIAEQHHGTTFLHYFYHKALKQAEEKGTQPDFTEDDFRYPGPKAQSKESAVIGIADSVEAAVRSLRSPTVNQVETMIEKIIKSRLDDHQFDECDLTLKELDIIARTLKETVMGIFHSRIEYPEEVKKPKKEEGAINA
- a CDS encoding PhoH family protein produces the protein MSDKTASISISLQNAGEALALFGPQDGFLKLIEREIPARIDSREAELTVFGGEREVDMLAQLFHSLLSLVRSGYILSERDVQYAVELAKDFRADQLLDLFKGEITTTFRGKPIRVKTIGQKHYVTTIKKRDIVFGIGPAGTGKTYLAVVLAVSALKEGSVKRIVLTRPAVEAGESLGFLPGDLQEKVDPYLRPLYDALYDVMGPDQVAKALERGLIEIAPLAYMRGRTLDDSFIILDEAQNTTPEQMKMFLTRLGFGSKMVITGDVTQIDLPRGKKSGLIEANTILSSIEDIGFVYFAEQDVVRHSLVQKIIVAYEHSAENLE
- the yqfD gene encoding sporulation protein YqfD; the encoded protein is MKEPPLSWLRGTVALHISGDRTEGLINAVTEAGIVIWNVKATESGVSLRLLLNDFYALRPLLKQTGCRMHITGRIGLPFVAARLWKRSFFAAGLLLFGIVLVLLCSLVWTVRVEGNNRLASEDVLDAARQEGIYPYQWIWRMDSPDKLSKHLAARLPGVSWVGVERNGTTVKIQIVEAALPEAKPLNSPRHLISRTDAVISDIYAEQGRPVVQRNARVKKGDILISGIIGDEANMQAVVAKGEVKGLVWHEYNIEVPLQKKNTAYTGERKDRSFLVLGNRAVQLWGYGKSPFEESRTLTELDPLTWRGTRLPFGWMTEKEMEVRETVETLTPQAAKQEGLARAEADIAARYGSDSVIKSQKILHEKKENGKVYMKVLFEVEERITEELPIVYNRGE
- the yqfC gene encoding sporulation protein YqfC is translated as MTRIGRSLRGWTNGMLDLPQDLLSDMPRITLIGNKEMVIENHKGVLNFSPGQLTLKLAKGSLEIAGEGLVITSILGRELAVEGVIGEIRYKESGENR